CCCGCTGTACATGGGTGACTTGTCCAGGTTCTCACGAATCACCCGGTGGGTTTCTTCATTGGTATAGGTGATGTAGCAGGACAGTTGGCGGCGAGTGATGGCTTTCGTCCCGAAGGAAAAGGGGGTGGGATCGGCATCGCCCGGCTGCTCCTCACACTTTGACCAGTCAATGGTTTTGGCATGGACGCGCGGCGGCGTGCCGGTTTTGAGCCGTCCCACGCGAAATCCGAGGCGGCGGAAGCTTTCGGCGAGCAGCAGCGAAGGCAGTTCCCCGGCGCGGCCGGCCTGGTAGGTGCGCGTACCGATGTGAATGAGACCGTTGAGGAACGTCCCGGTACAGATGACCACGGCTGACGCGCCGAGCCGCCGGCCGTCCCACATCTCGACGCCGATGATGCGTTCCTGTTCGACCATCAAATCAATGACCTCGCCCTGCCGCAGGTGGAGGTTTTCGACGGTTTCAAGGAAGCGCCGCATTTCGGTCCGGTACAGTGCGCGGTCGGCCTGGGCGCGTGGCGACTGAACGGCTGGCCCACGGCTTCGGTTGAGCATCCGAAACTGGATTCCGGTCCGGTCAATGATCCTGCCCATCAGCCCGCCCACAGCGTCCATTTCGCGTACCAGGTGTCCCTTGGCAATGCCGCCGATGGCGGGGTTGCAGGACATCTGGGCAATGAGGTCGAGGTTGAGCGTGATGAGCGCCGTCTGGCAGCCGAGCTTGGCGGCGGCGTGGGCGGCCTCGCATCCGGCATGTCCGGCGCCGATGACAATGACATCGAAAACTTCGTTGAACGGCATAATCCTGGGGCGCGGGCATCCTGCCCGCCGGAACAACATGGGAGTGCGGGCAGCCTGCCCGCAGGAAACCCGCATGAAAACAGAGGGGAGTGTACCGAGGGGCCAACCGGACTGACAACCACGCCCGGCGCGTCTCACGCCTCTCCGGGGGCCAGTTGCCGTCGCTGGAGGGTGCGCAGCACGGTCAGCCCAAGAAACCGCAGGCGGCTCGGCCATCGGTCGTGAAGGCTTGACTGGTAGAGGTGTGCCGCCAGAAAAAAGCCGAGCTTGGCGCCCAGCGAGCGACGCGGACGGTTGTAACGGCGCATGGCCTGGTCAAAAAGGCGCTGGTTGAAGTGTAGCCACCGGCGGCGGCCGGGGGTCAGGCATGCGAGCAGGGGTGTCTCCACGCGCAATCGCTGGCGCAGCAACTCGCAGGCGAAAATGACGGCGGTCGTCACCTGCCAGTCGTGCATGCGCCGACACAGGGTTTCCCAATCAAAAGCGGGATGCCGGTGCAGGAGCAGTTTCAGGTCAAACAACCAGGCCAGACGGGCAAAACTGTGGGCCGCCGCATGGACGCACAGAAAGAGAAATTCGTCTTCCGGGGCCAGCACCTGGATGAGCCGTCCACGCTGCGTTCGATACGGCACGGCACGCGCCAGGAAATCCTCGGCCTGAAGCGTGACGCCGAAGCGCCGGAACAGGTGGAAGTGCAGCTCCAGCGGCGGCGAAATGTTGTCGAGAGCGATGTTGTGATCGCCGGCGAGCGCCTTTTCCAGCGTGGCCGCATCAGTCTGGTAGCCCAGGGCCGCCACGGCTGCCAGCGCCGGATGAACCTGCTGGTACGGCACCAGCACATCCAGGTCACTGGATGACCGGAAACCATCGGCGCCGTACAGCCGCTCCCCAAGCAGTGGGCCTTTGAGCGGAACGGCCGCAATGCCAGCCGACTGCAAGGCATCCAGAATCCGGTCCATCTGGGCTGTGAGCTGGAGTGTCCAGGCCGCCTTGTGTGCCTGAAGCAACCGAACGTGTTCCCGGATGACATCGGGCAGCAGCACACCAGTTCGGGTGAGCCGTCGAAACAGATAGTCTTCCAGCCCGTGCTGCTGGGCGCTCGTCAACAGCGCCGCCCAGTCCGTGACTTCAGCCGCCAGATCGGACATGGCCGCTTCCTGCTCCGGCAAACAGGCCATGAGGCATTCAAGCTGGCGTTCCGCGACAACGCCGTTGTCCCGATGCGGCATGATGTCCGGGTAGCGCGTCGGCATGGTCTGTGCTGTCCATAAAGGTGGCCGAAGGACTCCGGCAAGTCACCTTAGACCCGCTCGATCAGCGCCGCCGCTTCGAGTTGGGCAAGCAACCGCCGGGTACTCTCCGCAAGGTATGCTTCGTCAGCATCGTATTCCGCGGCCAGGGCGGCGACAATCTCCGCTTCGGCTTTGCCCTGGGTGAGGTGGTGCCAGATGGCGGCCCCTGTACTGTTGAGCGTGAAATAGCGTTTTGTGTCGAGGTGCAGGATCACCAGAGCATCTTCCACTTCGGTGGAGACCACGGAGGGATGCGGCCGAAAAGTCGTCATACCGACACACTCCAGGGCAACGGTTTGGAGTCCGCGGCTCGCCTCCGCCCAAGCTGCACGAGCGCCAACCCCTGCCAGGTTGTCTTGTCAAACGTGGCAATGCAAAAGTGACACGGAAACTCAGCCGTAGCGTCTCCGGCAGCCAGCGCCGCGTTGCGACGTTCACGCTGAAAGCGTGCCAGACGGTGAACCTGCTCACAAGCCTCCCGGAAAGAAGTCGTGCGCATATCGGCGATGACATCGGCTTCGCCCACCGCATGGCGGAAGTCTGACAGGTTGCAGCACAGCGTCAACCGCCCACGACAATCGAGATTGACCGTCTCTCCGGCAAGGGACACGCAGGGGGTGCCGGGAACCGGCATCGAATGACCGGCGGCAAACTGCACGGGCATCCTGAGTATGGCATTCACGGCCATGGCTTCCTGCTCGGCCGCCCGCCGTTCATCCGGCGTCAGGGATAGCGTCCGGTCATACTCCTCTGAAGTCGGCAGCATGTGCATGAACTGCACGACATCGGCCCCAAGGCGTGCGCCCAGAACGGCCATGGCTTCAATGCTCCCGACGCTGCGTTTGGTCACAACCATGTTGATGCCAAAGGGAAAGCCATGAAACCGGCACAGGGCTATCGCAGCCATGAGTTTGCGAAACGATCCCTTGCCCCGGACGGCATCGTGGGCGGCTTCCGTCGGCCCGTCCAGGCTGAAAAAAATCCGGTACAGTGCCGCTTTCGTTTCGCACAGCACTGGAACAGCCTTTGGAAAGTGCCACCCGTTAGTGACGAACGAGTAAGCCAACCCAAGCGCGGCCGTGCGGCGCAGAACATCCTGAAAACGCGGATGGAGCAGCACTTCCCCGCCCGTGTAGGTCACGGCCGTCACACCGTAATCCCGCGCCTGGCGCAGCACCTCATGCAACAGATCGAAATCCAGATGCTGTGTCTCAGCGACGCGCAGGCAGTAGTCACAATCAAGGTTGCACAGGTTGGTCAACCCGACCGTGAGGCGTTTGACCGGCAGGACATCCGAAAGGGTAGCTTCAGGCATGGTTGCAATGGAGCCGAACAAGGTCAGTGGCCGTCAAATAGGCAGCCAGTCGGGAGGGTTCATACCACACATCGCGTCCGGCCAGCAGCGTGAAGCTATAGCACGACTCAGCCAGCTTACGGTATGTCGCCAGGTGGGCCGCGGCGGTTTCGCGGTCGAGTGCCAGCCATGGGCTGTTCACCATCAACTGGGACAGGGCATCGGTTGCCGCCAGCGGCAAGACCTGTGTCTCTTCAGCCTCCCGGAGCTGACAGAAAAACAGAAATGCCGGTTGGACGGACAGCACCTGCCGCTGCGGCCAGAGCATGGCCGGATTGACAACCCATTTCCCGGCGCGTTGCCAGCGCCGTTCGGCGTGGGGCTGCAAAGCCGGGAAACGGTCGAGCGTCGCACCTGTCACGGAAAACAATATCCGCCCGGCGCGCAGATGAACTGCGGCGGCGGCTCCGGGCGGCGGCACCTGCCTGACAAGCAGGGCATCGTCAGAAACGTAATCCCAGCCGGCTTCAATCAGCCCCAAAACGGCACTCGTTTTGCCACTCCCCGGTGGACCGGTGAACACGTACCCTTTCCCGGCCTAGACACAGGCTCCACCGTGCAGCTCAAACCAGCCAAGCCGCCGGAGCAGAAACAACAGGACGAGTCGCAGATATGAAAAGACTTCGTACGACGCCCTGGCGTCCGCCACCAATGGAACCTGTATCGGGATGATGCGCCGGCGAAAAACATCCAGCACAACCTGCCAGTCCCCGTAGGCTATGCTCAGCAGGCTGCCCTGGCGGTGAACCGTCAGTCCTTTCCACACCAGCCATAGCATCAACTGGCGGACGCCCCCGGCTGGTCGCTCATCCGTCAGGATGATGTCCGCCGTCCCGGAAGCTGTCTCCGGCAGGCCAAGGTAGCGGCAGGTTTCAATGACGAATTGCAGCGACGGGGACACCTGCCCCAGGACACCAAATGAAGGTCCCCGGCTTGCGCTCATTCAGTAAACCTGGAGAGCCGGACGGTCTGGAGAGAAAACAAAGGGCTGGTCCCAACAACCAGCCCGGTCATAACCTCAAGAGGCAAACTTATGGGGCAAGGAAGCTGGCACTGAAAGCTTCCAGCACACGCAGCCCCTGGATTTGCTTTTCCAGGTGATCGAAGGCCTTGAGTTCGGGTTCAACAAAGACTTTTTTGGCCGGCATCGAATCGGTTGGAACCGTTTTGGTTTCAAGTGTGTTCATCGTATGACTCCTGAAAATCTCGGGTTAGGGGGGTTAGGGGGGTTACGTGGTCAACCCGGGCATCCGGTGACGAAACATCACGCGGAAGCACTCACCCAGGTTGTGCGTCTCAAGCAATGGCTGTCCATTGACTTCAATCCAGCAATGAAGTGCCGGACGCCCAAGGCTGTCCAGGGAGCCAGCACCCAATACCAATGAAACATCTGTCCGCTGTTGACGACGTAGCATAGCATAAATCACCAGCGAGCGCAGCAGACATTCACCCATACCAAAACGCGGCAGACGACGTACGATGGCGCGCGCCGTCTGCGCTATTGCCTCCGGGGGTACGGACCCCGCCGAAGCACGAACCGGCAGCCGATCCAGGTGGTCAAGCACTTCCGGCAAGGGCTTCCATCGTACCCGAAGCCACAGCCAACCGGACCACAGCAGACAGTCCACAATCCTGCCCAAAGGATGCTGCCGCCACACGAAAAAGGAAGGCTTTCCGACGTCAACCCACAAGATGCAGCAACCGCTTGACTTAACGCAGATGAAAGGGCTTGCCTGTAGCCCTCACCCTACAAACCTCAACCATCAGGTGCAAGCCTTTTTTCGGGCGCATGCGGGTTTCAGGACAGTCTGCCTCCCGATTCCCTCCTGGCTGGCCATTACTCCGGCCGCTCCAGGGGCGGCACGACGGCGCAGTAATCCCGCTCAAAACGCGCCGTGTAGTCACGCAGCAGTTCCGTCACCCGCTCGTGGCGGTCAGAGCGCACAACCAGTCCAACGTGATACCGTTTCTTGACCCGGTACACAATTTCCGGGTCGGTAAACGAGGACGTGTCCGGGTACTCCTGACGTGCCAGGGAAAGGGCGACACCACCGTATTCCTGGCGCGTCGGCGGCAGGACATAGGGAACCTCCCCACGCCCCAGCTCAATTTTCGCCCACTCCGCCCAGATGTTGACTCCGCTGGCGGCCTCAAGCGCCTCGGCAATGTAGGCGCCGCCCACCCGACTGGCAATTTCCAGAAAATAAAACTCGCCGTCTTCGGCACTCTTGATGAACTCGGCATGCGTCGCACCACGCCGCATCCGCAAGCCGGTAATGAGCTTGCGGTTGATGTCCAGCAGGGCAGCCCGCTCCGGGCTGTCGTAGGGCAGGGTTTGGGTGGTGAAAACCCCACCATCGTGCGCCACGCTCATCGGTGGCCGCCCATACCGGTTCACCCCGGCAAAGACGACCTCTCCGTTTTCGACCAGTGAATCCACGTGGTACACATCCCCGGCAACAAATCGCTCCAGGACATAGTTGCTCGACCGCTCGCTGAGACGGTCGCGGGCATCCAGATAGTCAATCGTGCGCCAGACCTGCTCGCTGTCGTAGAGCTTCTTGATGCCAATGGCCGAGACATCCGAGCGCGGTTTCATCACCCAGGGCGGCGGGACGCGCTTCATGTAGTCTTCCAGGTCCTGGTAGTTGAGCACGTGAACGAAGTCCGGCACCCGCACGCCAGCCTGCTGTGCTTCGATGCGCATGGCAAGTTTGTCGCGGAAGTGCCGCGCCGTCGTGCTGCCCATGCCCGGCAGGCGCAGGTGTTCCCGGATGAGCGCTGCCGTCAACACGTCGAGTTCCTCCAGCGCCACGACCGTGTGCAGCTTGCGGGGACGTGCCAACTGCGCCACGGTGTAGATGAACAACTCCGGCGTGGCATCATTCGGCAGAGGGATCAACTCGTCGAGACTTTCAAACGGCCAGTCCTCGTGGCGAAACTTCTCTTTCGTCACCAGGACGACCCGGCATCCCTGGCGCTTGACTTCGCGCAGGAATTCGACGCCTTTGAAATAACTCGCCAAACAGACAACAGTTCGCTCGTGACTCGTCATGGGTTAGGCCCTGACCCCTTCTGAAGCTTGGGAAAGCAGCTTGAAATGGCAGCGTGTGACCGCAGGATAACCCGCCAACCCGGCCGCAGGCAATCGCCAACCTGATGCACTGTCCGGTGCAGACACCGGTCGGTTGCTATGGGTTCTCCGGGGGATAGGGTTCAACCCGGAGCGTGCCGCGCGCTGTCATCAGTTGCAGTTCGGCGCCTCCGACCCCAAACCGCCCACGGGTGCGCAGCCCAAAGGGGCTGTCCGGTGGAATCTCCGCATCACGGTTGATGGGATAGCGAATGTCCAGCGGTGTACTGGCTGCCAGAGCAACATCAGCCGCAAAACCACGTGGCACGCTCAACACAATGTCCCCCACCCCTACCTGCAAATCCAACCCAGAACCGCGCCAGCTTCGTCCATTGAGTTCGACTCGCACCGTGCCCGTCGCCAGCCTTCCGACGACCGTTCCGGCTACGCCGCTCAGCACAACCCGTCCGCGCTGCACGGTAAACACAATGCCGCCGTAGATGTCAGCCAACGACAGATCGCCGTCAAAAACGGCGATTTCCAGGTCCGTGTATTCCGGGACGACGACCTTGTAATCCATGCGGTAGGGCAGGCGCAGCAGCGGACTGGCCAGCCCTTCGGAGACCGCGCGGCGCTCCTTGCGGGACAGGTTTTTGACAGCCGGACCCAGGGACATGAGGTGCAAACGGACATCGCGGGTGTCAATCTGAAAGCCAATCCGTTCGGCCAGAGCGGCCAACTCGGCGGATGATGCGCCTTCCACGCGAATCGTCGCCTGAACCACGAGTTCCGCCCGCTTGCTGCCGGTAATCGTCAGACTGCCCTGCGGCGGCAGGGTGATTTTGAGCGCCCGGCCATACTCGAAGCGCATCTTCTGCTCGCGGACATATTCCTGAAAGAGACGCCCGTCGTCAGTTTTTCCTTCAGCCTTGAGCGTGGCAGTGGCCGGCGGCACGGTTGGCGACGGCGGCACTTGTTGCGCCAGTGCGCCTGTTTCGGGCCAAAGAAGCCAGACCAGACCAGCGCCGACCAGCCACAGCCGGCAGACCTTCCCGCCCGGCCTCATGCGGCCACCTCGGCCGGACGACTGGGCAACAGCGCCGTAAACGCCTCGAACAGGTACGCCGCATCGTGCGGTCCCGGCGCAGCCTCCGGGTGGTACTGCACACAGAACACCGGCAGGTGGCGATGGCGGAAACCTTCGAGCGTACCGTCGTTGAGATTGATATGGGTCACTTCCAGTTCCTCCGGCAGACTTTCCGGGTCAACCGCAAAGCCGTGATTCTGCGAGGTGATTTCAACTTTGCCGGTCGTCAGGTTCTTGACCGGATGGTTGGCCCCACGATGCCCATACTTGAGTTTGAAGGTTCTGCCGCCAAACGCCAGCGCCAGCACCTGGTGTCCGAGGCAAATGCCGAAGGTGGGCAGGCGTTCCGCCAACAGGCGTACCTCGCGGGCAATATCGGCGAGTGGCTCCGGGTCACCAGGCCCGTTCGAGAGAAATACGCCATCCGGCTGCAGGCGCAACACCTCTTCGGACGTGGTGGTTGCCGGCACAACCGTGATGCGGCAGCCCAGCGCCGCAAGATGGCGCAGGATGTTGAACTTGACGCCGAAATCAT
This window of the Chloracidobacterium sp. N genome carries:
- a CDS encoding nucleotidyltransferase family protein → MPTRYPDIMPHRDNGVVAERQLECLMACLPEQEAAMSDLAAEVTDWAALLTSAQQHGLEDYLFRRLTRTGVLLPDVIREHVRLLQAHKAAWTLQLTAQMDRILDALQSAGIAAVPLKGPLLGERLYGADGFRSSSDLDVLVPYQQVHPALAAVAALGYQTDAATLEKALAGDHNIALDNISPPLELHFHLFRRFGVTLQAEDFLARAVPYRTQRGRLIQVLAPEDEFLFLCVHAAAHSFARLAWLFDLKLLLHRHPAFDWETLCRRMHDWQVTTAVIFACELLRQRLRVETPLLACLTPGRRRWLHFNQRLFDQAMRRYNRPRRSLGAKLGFFLAAHLYQSSLHDRWPSRLRFLGLTVLRTLQRRQLAPGEA
- a CDS encoding PqqD family protein; amino-acid sequence: MTTFRPHPSVVSTEVEDALVILHLDTKRYFTLNSTGAAIWHHLTQGKAEAEIVAALAAEYDADEAYLAESTRRLLAQLEAAALIERV
- a CDS encoding radical SAM protein: MPEATLSDVLPVKRLTVGLTNLCNLDCDYCLRVAETQHLDFDLLHEVLRQARDYGVTAVTYTGGEVLLHPRFQDVLRRTAALGLAYSFVTNGWHFPKAVPVLCETKAALYRIFFSLDGPTEAAHDAVRGKGSFRKLMAAIALCRFHGFPFGINMVVTKRSVGSIEAMAVLGARLGADVVQFMHMLPTSEEYDRTLSLTPDERRAAEQEAMAVNAILRMPVQFAAGHSMPVPGTPCVSLAGETVNLDCRGRLTLCCNLSDFRHAVGEADVIADMRTTSFREACEQVHRLARFQRERRNAALAAGDATAEFPCHFCIATFDKTTWQGLALVQLGRRRAADSKPLPWSVSV
- a CDS encoding lasso peptide biosynthesis B2 protein, which encodes MWRQHPLGRIVDCLLWSGWLWLRVRWKPLPEVLDHLDRLPVRASAGSVPPEAIAQTARAIVRRLPRFGMGECLLRSLVIYAMLRRQQRTDVSLVLGAGSLDSLGRPALHCWIEVNGQPLLETHNLGECFRVMFRHRMPGLTT
- a CDS encoding acetyl-CoA carboxylase biotin carboxylase subunit family protein, with protein sequence MASYFKGVEFLREVKRQGCRVVLVTKEKFRHEDWPFESLDELIPLPNDATPELFIYTVAQLARPRKLHTVVALEELDVLTAALIREHLRLPGMGSTTARHFRDKLAMRIEAQQAGVRVPDFVHVLNYQDLEDYMKRVPPPWVMKPRSDVSAIGIKKLYDSEQVWRTIDYLDARDRLSERSSNYVLERFVAGDVYHVDSLVENGEVVFAGVNRYGRPPMSVAHDGGVFTTQTLPYDSPERAALLDINRKLITGLRMRRGATHAEFIKSAEDGEFYFLEIASRVGGAYIAEALEAASGVNIWAEWAKIELGRGEVPYVLPPTRQEYGGVALSLARQEYPDTSSFTDPEIVYRVKKRYHVGLVVRSDRHERVTELLRDYTARFERDYCAVVPPLERPE
- the carA gene encoding glutamine-hydrolyzing carbamoyl-phosphate synthase small subunit, whose protein sequence is MEAILALEDGRLFYGKSIGAAGETTGEVVFNTAMTGYQEVLTDPSYAGQLVTMTCPHIGNYGVNPEDVESRQPFVAGFIVRELSSVVSNWRATESLGDYLKRHGIVGIEGIDTRALVQHIRERGAMRGVISTVEREASRLVAKAAGAPGMVGAALAKTVTCTAPYTWPLAAAEDSTEYQRRRWHVVAYDFGVKFNILRHLAALGCRITVVPATTTSEEVLRLQPDGVFLSNGPGDPEPLADIAREVRLLAERLPTFGICLGHQVLALAFGGRTFKLKYGHRGANHPVKNLTTGKVEITSQNHGFAVDPESLPEELEVTHINLNDGTLEGFRHRHLPVFCVQYHPEAAPGPHDAAYLFEAFTALLPSRPAEVAA